A genome region from Megalobrama amblycephala isolate DHTTF-2021 linkage group LG18, ASM1881202v1, whole genome shotgun sequence includes the following:
- the mfhas1 gene encoding malignant fibrous histiocytoma-amplified sequence 1 homolog has protein sequence MAEENNLKTARLWRDAALRSRKLRSNLRQLTLSTKNSQKITLPEDIKEIEVLNLGNNSLQELPEGLGSTLTRLRILVLRRNKFATVPTEVFQLSQLVELDISHNCLNHFSEDIDLLKGLKKLCISHNKIQYLPSQIGTLQSLEELDISFNELHDFPRSFSQLRKLRTLDVDHNKLQRFPSEILALCDLEELDCSGNKLEGLPGNIMMLQSIKIFWLSSTQLSSLPETFCELQNLESLMLDNNFLTNLPQSFGKLQKLKMLNLSSNLFEDFPQVIIKLASLEELYLSRNKLTFLPEEVGQLCNLANLWLDNNSITFLPDSIVELGRLEELVLQGNQIAILPDNFGKLAKVNIWKVKDNPLIQPPYEVCMKGIPYIAAYQKELAHSQPAIKPRLKLVLMGQRNAGKTTLRQCIVNKPSDAKMAIGCRGIDVTNWVADEERSLTFIVYDLSGKQNYDLIKPFFLSPGALYVLVVNLKLYTSKSFYSHVGSFLHLLSAKVPHAVVCIVGTHSDLCEEVEVEEKCLDIHRQISLQEKTDTECLHVLALQVDEALEQGYDVRTSSPHVLFYGVTDKNLRRKKSQLQYMLNNRLQILSPVICVSCVAAQRNIQHLKEKLMSVADHREIFPNLHRVLPKSWQMLEELHFKPQDLWLSWWDSARLGLQAGLTEDRLQSALSYLHESGKLLYFEDSMTLKEYVFHNLPRFIAILNVFFQRDLAAMLEKLQDEGDDGDNTRSTQMHGHVEGFLLHGLLPSNVIRLLLKPLVQTQQDLHLIMELLEKMGVCYCVNKPRSKPLNGATVWYKFPSQVSSEEPHLEASASGGSSIPGQFFSVEQLQIEYRFPFLTPLGLFARYSVQINSHVVQRSDGKHHIFAYRGKVPVTVSYRPSRSRLQPEILSISSHASLPNIWTAWQAIIPLVEELNVLLQEWPGLHYSVHVLCSKCLKRGSPYPHSFPGDLLSQPRPEGLTEIICPKNGSERVNVALVYPPTPTVVSPSHK, from the coding sequence ATGGCTGAGGAGAATAACCTGAAGACGGCTAGATTATGGAGGGATGCTGCTTTGCGCTCCAGGAAGCTGAGGAGCAATCTGCGACAGCTGACTCTCAGCACCAAAAACAGCCAGAAAATTACATTACCTGAGGACATAAAGGAGATTGAGGTCCTCAATCTGGGAAACAACTCCCTTCAAGAGCTTCCAGAGGGACTGGGCTCAACCCTGACCAGGCTTCGCATCCTAGTCCTTCGCAGGAACAAGTTTGCCACTGTTCCAACTGAAGTATTTCAGCTTAGTCAGCTGGTTGAGTTAGACATCAGTCACAACTGCTTGAACCACTTTTCAGAAGATATTGATCTTCTCAAGGGGCTTAAAAAGTTGTGTATCAGTCATAACAAAATCCAATACCTGCCATCTCAGATTGGGACTTTGCAAAGTCTGGAGGAGCTTGACATCAGCTTCAATGAGCTGCATGATTTCCCAAGGTCCTTTTCACAGCTCAGGAAGCTCCGAACACTTGATGTGGATCATAACAAGCTGCAGCGTTTCCCCTCTGAAATCCTTGCCCTCTGTGATCTGGAGGAGCTAGACTGCTCTGGGAATAAACTAGAGGGTCTTCCAGGTAACATCATGATGCTCCAatccattaaaatattttggctCAGCAGCACCCAACTCTCGTCCTTGCCTGAAACATTTTGTGAGCTACAGAACTTGGAGAGCCTGATGCTCGATAATAATTTTCTCACAAATCTGCCACAATCATTTGGGAAACTGCAGAAGCTGAAAATGCTCAATCTCTCCTCAAATTTATTTGaagattttcctcaggttataaTCAAACTCGCCAGTTTGGAGGAGTTGTATTTAAGCCGGAATAAACTGACGTTCCTCCCTGAGGAGGTAGGACAGCTGTGCAATCTTGCTAATTTGTGGTTGGACAATAATAGCATAACATTTCTCCCAGACTCTATTGTAGAACTTGGGAGATTGGAGGAGCTGGTTTTACAGGGTAACCAAATCGCCATACTCCCAGACAATTTTGGAAAACTTGCCAAAGTTAACATTTGGAAGGTGAAGGATAATCCTCTCATTCAGCCTCCATATGAAGTGTGCATGAAGGGGATCCCCTACATAGCTGCCTATCAGAAGGAGCTTGCACACTCCCAACCTGCTATAAAACCCAGACTTAAACTGGTTTTGATGGGCCAGAGAAATGCAGGGAAAACCACACTCAGGCAGTGCATCGTCAACAAGCCATCAGACGCCAAGATGGCAATTGGATGTAGAGGTATTGATGTGACGAACTGGGTAGCAGATGAGGAACGCAGTCTTACGTTCATTGTATATGATTTATCTGGTAAGCAGAACTATGATCTTATCAAAccctttttcctctctcccggAGCTCTTTATGTTTTGGTGGTGAATCTGAAATTATATACATCAAAGAGCTTCTACTCCCATGTTGGCAGTTTCCTCCACCTTCTCAGTGCCAAGGTGCCACATGCAGTCGTGTGCATCGTAGGGACCCACAGTGACTTGTGTGAAGAGGTTGAGGTTGAAGAAAAGTGCCTGGATATTCACAGACAGATTTCGCTCCAGGAAAAAACGGACACTGAATGCTTACATGTGCTTGCCCTGCAGGTTGACGAAGCCCTTGAGCAAGGTTACGATGTTCGGACTTCAAGCCCCCATGTTCTCTTTTACGGGGTCACAGATAAAAACCTGAGACGTAAAAAGTCCCAGTTGCAATATATGCTCAACAATCGACTACAAATCCTTTCTCCGGTGATATGTGTCAGCTGCGTGGCAGCACAAAGAAACATCCAGCATTTGAAAGAGAAGCTCATGTCTGTCGCCGATCACAGGGAGATTTTCCCCAATCTTCACAGAGTCCTGCCAAAGTCATGGCAGATGCTTGAGGAACTGCATTTTAAGCCTCAGGATTTATGGCTTTCCTGGTGGGATTCGGCCCGATTGGGCCTTCAGGCTGGGCTGACTGAGGATCGCCTGCAAAGCGCACTCTCTTACCTACACGAGAGCGGTAAACTTTTGTACTTTGAAGACAGCATGACATTAAAGGAATACGTCTTCCACAATCTACCCCGGTTTATCGCCATCTTGAATGTGTTTTTCCAGAGGGACCTTGCTGCAATGCTTGAGAAACTACAGGATGAGGGAGATGATGGAGATAACACCAGGTCTACGCAGATGCATGGTCACGTGGAGGGTTTTCTGTTGCACGGCCTGTTGCCGTCAAATGTCATTCGCTTGCTGCTTAAACCTCTGGTACAGACACAGCAGGACTTGCACCTGATCATGGAACTGCTGGAAAAGATGGGCGTCTGCTACTGTGTCAACAAACCTCGCAGCAAGCCGCTTAATGGGGCCACCGTCTGGTATAAGTTTCCCAGTCAAGTCAGCAGCGAGGAGCCCCATCTTGAGGCCTCGGCCAGTGGGGGCTCGTCGATCCCTGGTCAGTTCTTCTCGGTCGAGCAGCTGCAGATTGAATACAGATTTCCTTTCCTCACCCCTCTTGGACTTTTTGCACGGTATAGTGTGCAAATCAACAGCCACGTTGTGCAACGGTCCGATGGAAAGCATCACATCTTTGCCTATCGAGGTAAAGTGCCTGTGACGGTGAGTTACCGGCCCTCTCGGAGCAGATTGCAGCCTGAGATCCTCTCCATTTCCAGCCATGCATCCTTGCCAAATATCTGGACAGCTTGGCAAGCCATTATTCCCCTAGTGGAAGAGTTAAATGTTCTTCTGCAGGAATGGCCTGGCCTTCACTACTCTGTGCATGTCCTGTGTTCCAAGTGCCTGAAGAGAGGGTCCCCCTATCCACATTCCTTCCCAG
- the eri1 gene encoding 3'-5' exoribonuclease 1, translated as MEAQKETSQPANKTSTSGGDQEEQCCSNTSCEKNEEQEPSSPKQGDFSDPVYKEIAIANGTINRMNKNELLAKCAELKLDTRGVKDVLKKRLKNYYKKQKLMHSPGAKGNSDVYFDYICVVDFEATCEENNPPDYLHEIIEFPMVLVDTHTLEIVDSFQEYVKPVVNPQLSEFCVKLTGITQKMVDEAKPFNQVLKQAVSWLQKKELGTKYKYTFLTDGSWDMGKFLNTQCKLSRIKYPQFARKWINIRKSYGNFYKVARAQTKLICMLENLGMEYDGRPHCGLDDSRNIARIAIHMLKDGCQLRVNECLHSGEPRSVPISAPIEGAPAPKTPKKRD; from the exons ATGGAGGCGCAGAAAGAGACCAGTCAACCTGCAAATAAGACTTCAACGTCTGGGGGAGACCAGGAGGAGCAGTGCTGCTCTAAT acttcctgtgaaaaaaatgagGAGCAGGAGCCTTCATCCCCAAAGCAGGGAGATTTCAGTGATCCGGTATATAAAGAGATCGCAATTGCAAACGGCACCATCAACCGGATGAACAAAAATGAGCTGCTTGCGAAATGTGCCGAGCTGAAGCTTGACACACG TGGTGTTAAGGATGTCCTAAAGAAGCGGCTCAAAAATTACTACAAAAAGCAAAAACTGATGCATTCACCTGGTGCAAAAGGGAACAGTGATGTGTACTTTGACTACATCTGTGTGGTAGATTTTGAAGCGACATGTGAGGAAAATAACCCACCCGACTACCTCCATGAAATCATCGAATTCCCCATGGTTTTGGTCGACACGCACACCTTGGAGATT GTAGACTCATTTCAGGAGTATGTGAAGCCAGTGGTGAACCCACAGCTCTCTGAATTTTGTGTGAAACTTACCGGAATCACTCAG aaaatgGTGGATGAGGCGAAACCATTCAATCAAGTTCTAAAGCAAGCAGTTTCTtggctacagaaaaaagaactTGGAACAAAgtacaaatatacatttttgacAGATGG GTCATGGGACATGGGAAAATTTCTTAATACCCAATGCAAACTTAGTCGCATCAAATACCCACAGTTTGCCAGAAAATGGATCAATATCAGAAAGTCTTATGGAAACTTTTATAAG GTTGCTCGTGCTCAGACAAAACTAATCTGCATGCTGGAGAATCTTGGTATGGAGTATGACGGACGTCCCCATTGTGGTCTAGATGACTCCCGCAACATTGCCAGAATTGCCATCCACATGTTGAAGGATGGCTGTCAGCTGCGGGTGAATGAGTGCTTGCATTCAGGAGAGCCACGGAGCGTGCCCATCTCTGCCCCTATTGAAGGAGCCCCAGCACCTAAAACACCCAAGAAACGAGACTAA
- the ppp1r3b gene encoding protein phosphatase 1 regulatory subunit 3B isoform X1, with product MSSNSARGCPPNESTMPIELAMPLYLSNEEFLNPRASKYSRPLRPCLHPCQSNKLSFSSSREQSELNGISTPLTKPSRGKKHVSFADHKGLALTMVKIFSEFDDPIEIPSRIEQFLSPSLTLSERKDKLTLDFDQPSADYLKFRQRIENDHVCLEHCMLKEKSIAGMVKVKNLSFEKSVKLRITFDTWKSHTDINCQYVKDTYTGTNRDTFSFEASLPDQVPPHEHIEFAICYEVNGVTFWDNNQGQNYRIIQSALKKSSNNTSDGHQRYGVSDWDVHFDRFGSPRCSQGIFPSWPSYAGYEDIGPYY from the exons ATGAGCTCCAACAG TGCACGTGGCTGTCCTCCCAACGAATCCACCATGCCAATCGAACTGGCCATGCCGCTTTATCTGTCAAATGAAGAGTTCCTGAACCCGAGGGCATCTAAGTACAGCAGGCCCTTGCGACCATGTCTACACCCGTGTCAAAGTAACAAACTTAGTTTTAGCTCTTCTAGAGAGCAATCAGAGTTGAATGGCATCAGCACACCCCTGACGAAACCTAGCAGGGGCAAAAAACATGTATCTTTTGCTGATCACAAGGGCCTCGCCCTGACAATGGTGAAGATCTTTTCTGAATTTGATGACCCCATCGAAATCCCATCCAGAATTGAGCAGTTCTTAAGCCCTTCTCTGACTTTATCAGAAAGGAAGGACAAGTTAACCCTCGACTTTGACCAGCCGTCTGCAGATTACTTAAAGTTCCGTCAACGTATAGAGAATGATCATGTTTGCCTCGAACACTGCATGCTTAAGGAAAAATCTATAGCGGGGATGGTCAAAGTTAAAAACCTTTCATTCGAGAAGTCTGTTAAGCTTCGCATTACCTTTGACACTTGGAAGAGCCACACAGACATAAATTGCCAGTACGTAAAGGACACTTACACCGGCACGAACCGCGACACCTTTTCGTTCGAAGCTAGCTTGCCTGATCAGGTGCCCCCGCATGAACACATTGAGTTTGCCATTTGCTATGAGGTCAATGGCGTCACATTCTGGGATAACAACCAAGGACAGAATTACCGAATCATTCAGTCAGCACTGAAGAAGAGTTCAAATAACACAAGCGATGGCCATCAGAGATATGGCGTGAGTGATTGGGATGTTCATTTTGACCGTTTTGGCAGCCCCAGATGTTCTCAGGGAATCTTTCCCAGTTGGCCAAGCTATGCTGGGTATGAAGACATTGGTCCGTATTACTAA
- the ppp1r3b gene encoding protein phosphatase 1 regulatory subunit 3B isoform X2, which translates to MPIELAMPLYLSNEEFLNPRASKYSRPLRPCLHPCQSNKLSFSSSREQSELNGISTPLTKPSRGKKHVSFADHKGLALTMVKIFSEFDDPIEIPSRIEQFLSPSLTLSERKDKLTLDFDQPSADYLKFRQRIENDHVCLEHCMLKEKSIAGMVKVKNLSFEKSVKLRITFDTWKSHTDINCQYVKDTYTGTNRDTFSFEASLPDQVPPHEHIEFAICYEVNGVTFWDNNQGQNYRIIQSALKKSSNNTSDGHQRYGVSDWDVHFDRFGSPRCSQGIFPSWPSYAGYEDIGPYY; encoded by the coding sequence ATGCCAATCGAACTGGCCATGCCGCTTTATCTGTCAAATGAAGAGTTCCTGAACCCGAGGGCATCTAAGTACAGCAGGCCCTTGCGACCATGTCTACACCCGTGTCAAAGTAACAAACTTAGTTTTAGCTCTTCTAGAGAGCAATCAGAGTTGAATGGCATCAGCACACCCCTGACGAAACCTAGCAGGGGCAAAAAACATGTATCTTTTGCTGATCACAAGGGCCTCGCCCTGACAATGGTGAAGATCTTTTCTGAATTTGATGACCCCATCGAAATCCCATCCAGAATTGAGCAGTTCTTAAGCCCTTCTCTGACTTTATCAGAAAGGAAGGACAAGTTAACCCTCGACTTTGACCAGCCGTCTGCAGATTACTTAAAGTTCCGTCAACGTATAGAGAATGATCATGTTTGCCTCGAACACTGCATGCTTAAGGAAAAATCTATAGCGGGGATGGTCAAAGTTAAAAACCTTTCATTCGAGAAGTCTGTTAAGCTTCGCATTACCTTTGACACTTGGAAGAGCCACACAGACATAAATTGCCAGTACGTAAAGGACACTTACACCGGCACGAACCGCGACACCTTTTCGTTCGAAGCTAGCTTGCCTGATCAGGTGCCCCCGCATGAACACATTGAGTTTGCCATTTGCTATGAGGTCAATGGCGTCACATTCTGGGATAACAACCAAGGACAGAATTACCGAATCATTCAGTCAGCACTGAAGAAGAGTTCAAATAACACAAGCGATGGCCATCAGAGATATGGCGTGAGTGATTGGGATGTTCATTTTGACCGTTTTGGCAGCCCCAGATGTTCTCAGGGAATCTTTCCCAGTTGGCCAAGCTATGCTGGGTATGAAGACATTGGTCCGTATTACTAA